Proteins encoded together in one Desulfosporosinus meridiei DSM 13257 window:
- a CDS encoding spore maturation protein — translation MNIIAEISRWAIPLLLLLVPIVAYIRGVPVYESFVEGAEEGFKTGVRILPFLIGMLVAIRVFVDSGALSILSQWLRPLINILGLDPDFAAIIPLAIMRPLSGSGALGVATQLINEYGPDSYIGRLASTLQGSTDTTFFVLTVYFGSVGIKKYRYALKLGLLADLIGLIVSVWIVTKVFY, via the coding sequence ATGAACATAATCGCGGAGATATCCAGATGGGCCATACCGCTGCTCCTTTTACTTGTACCTATAGTGGCCTACATTCGAGGAGTTCCTGTTTACGAATCGTTTGTAGAGGGTGCGGAAGAAGGATTCAAAACAGGTGTGCGAATTTTGCCATTCTTAATCGGGATGCTTGTAGCAATTCGGGTGTTTGTTGATTCCGGTGCACTTAGTATTCTATCGCAATGGCTTCGGCCACTCATCAACATACTAGGATTAGACCCTGATTTTGCTGCGATTATCCCGTTAGCAATTATGCGTCCGTTAAGTGGTTCAGGTGCCTTGGGAGTAGCAACACAGTTAATTAATGAATACGGTCCCGATTCCTACATTGGTCGTTTAGCCTCAACATTGCAGGGAAGTACGGATACAACTTTCTTTGTGTTAACGGTATATTTTGGTTCAGTGGGTATAAAAAAATATCGATACGCCCTAAAATTAGGTTTACTTGCGGATCTTATTGGTTTGATCGTCTCAGTTTGGATAGTTACTAAAGTGTTTTATTGA
- a CDS encoding nucleoside recognition domain-containing protein, producing MVNLIWLLMLAIGIVVAALNGHIESVTTSAMKAAELGVEVAIELIGVMSLWLGLMRLAEEAGLVKGIARIFGPAIRRLFPSLRPDSKALGAIIMNLSANILGLGNAATPFGLKAMQELQKENPTPDVASPAMITFLALNTSCITLIPATIIGVRLKANSVNPTEIIGTTIVATGCAMFMAIFVDFLIRRRRKL from the coding sequence ATGGTTAATCTCATCTGGCTTTTAATGTTGGCAATAGGTATAGTCGTCGCTGCTTTGAACGGACACATAGAATCTGTCACCACATCTGCAATGAAGGCTGCAGAACTGGGAGTAGAGGTTGCTATTGAACTAATCGGAGTAATGAGTTTATGGTTAGGTCTAATGCGTTTGGCTGAGGAAGCAGGTTTAGTTAAAGGAATTGCGCGGATTTTTGGGCCGGCAATTCGTCGTCTATTTCCATCTCTTAGACCAGATAGCAAAGCTCTAGGTGCCATAATTATGAATCTGAGTGCGAATATATTAGGTTTAGGTAATGCCGCAACTCCTTTTGGACTTAAGGCCATGCAAGAACTTCAAAAAGAAAACCCGACACCTGATGTGGCAAGTCCTGCGATGATCACTTTTCTGGCCTTGAATACCTCTTGTATTACTCTAATCCCGGCAACGATTATTGGTGTTCGCTTAAAAGCTAACTCTGTTAATCCTACTGAGATTATTGGAACTACTATAGTTGCGACAGGATGTGCTATGTTCATGGCCATCTTTGTAGATTTCTTAATTCGTCGCAGGAGGAAGCTATGA
- the ytfJ gene encoding GerW family sporulation protein produces the protein MGNHPIESLMKTAMESIQQIVDVNTIVGDPVEAHDGSVIIPISKVSCGFAAGGSEFAPPDDKDSGHNGGGTPGQGPALPFGGGAGAGVSVQPVGFLVVGNGNIRLLPVDSNVVVDRLIDTVPDLLEKLGGMFQKKKRTTDDIIIARD, from the coding sequence ATGGGGAATCATCCGATTGAATCATTAATGAAAACTGCTATGGAAAGCATCCAACAAATCGTTGACGTGAATACGATCGTCGGCGACCCGGTCGAGGCCCATGACGGCTCTGTGATAATTCCAATTTCAAAAGTTTCTTGCGGCTTTGCGGCAGGCGGAAGTGAATTTGCTCCGCCGGATGACAAAGATTCCGGACATAATGGGGGTGGAACGCCTGGGCAAGGACCAGCGTTGCCATTTGGTGGAGGTGCCGGGGCCGGAGTATCCGTTCAACCGGTAGGGTTTTTAGTAGTAGGCAACGGCAACATCCGACTTCTCCCAGTCGATAGCAATGTAGTAGTAGATCGACTGATTGATACTGTTCCGGATTTATTAGAGAAGCTTGGCGGAATGTTTCAAAAGAAAAAGAGAACCACGGACGATATTATTATCGCTCGCGACTAG
- a CDS encoding site-2 protease family protein — protein sequence MFDIKLATIIANIPALMIGFAFHEFAHAWVADRLGDPTPRSQGRLTLNPFVHLDLFGTLMALLYRFGWAKPVMTNPHYYRGDKRRGQMLVSLAGSIMNLITAFVVMLLWFLTMLWLEASEWSGILSLVFQSTVLMNLGLGVFNLLPIPPLDGFGVLSSLLPERFAPQLQMIEQYGFVILIVLLFTDVLGNVLSPTVIGIFDVYQKIISLILTPFLV from the coding sequence TTGTTCGATATCAAGTTAGCGACTATTATCGCAAACATTCCTGCTTTGATGATCGGGTTTGCCTTTCATGAGTTTGCTCATGCCTGGGTTGCCGATCGTTTAGGAGATCCGACACCGCGAAGTCAGGGACGTTTAACCTTGAACCCCTTTGTCCACTTAGATCTGTTTGGGACTTTAATGGCACTCTTATACCGCTTTGGTTGGGCTAAGCCTGTCATGACCAATCCCCATTATTATCGTGGAGATAAGAGGCGGGGACAGATGTTGGTTTCCTTAGCCGGTTCTATTATGAATTTGATTACGGCTTTTGTGGTTATGTTATTATGGTTCTTAACAATGCTTTGGTTAGAAGCTTCTGAGTGGAGCGGTATACTTTCGCTGGTGTTTCAATCCACTGTACTGATGAACCTGGGACTAGGAGTATTTAATCTTTTGCCGATCCCGCCGTTGGATGGATTTGGTGTGCTTAGTAGTTTGCTGCCTGAACGATTTGCTCCGCAATTGCAAATGATTGAACAGTATGGATTTGTAATCTTAATTGTTCTTCTCTTTACAGATGTGCTAGGCAACGTACTGTCTCCGACAGTAATTGGGATATTTGATGTTTACCAGAAAATTATTTCACTGATACTAACCCCATTTTTAGTGTAA
- a CDS encoding DUF4474 domain-containing protein gives MSIQIKNDNSGFIAKGMTNSELDKVVEIAGYDYDSVQDIFYSTMNPWQRKIGYCRLFDEAAAPLGMIIDCEPIHFEYNNKKWMIGLWKGQYDLVSGGEIGVYTEAFDLKIPGFFTGTFYNCASDSDLLQMSFVLRKNGKVLFRREGEHWWLTGFKLGEFSEPSELTMDININLKNRLMRDAFISGLYNAGYSKADLTINGNSVSFLYATPHSEQPVTRTSTTDRIIQRKNELFCAKYQEITQGLDNLQDKVNAIEEQAPELYQKIIKMGKAKPLFGIYETVLLVFLVAVATYLASRVLSEDN, from the coding sequence ATGTCCATTCAAATAAAAAATGACAATTCCGGCTTTATAGCTAAGGGAATGACGAACTCAGAATTAGATAAAGTTGTTGAAATAGCAGGATACGATTATGACTCAGTGCAAGATATTTTCTATTCAACGATGAATCCATGGCAGAGAAAGATTGGATACTGTCGCCTTTTTGATGAAGCGGCAGCTCCTTTAGGAATGATCATCGATTGTGAACCTATTCATTTCGAATATAACAACAAAAAATGGATGATTGGTTTGTGGAAAGGACAATATGATTTAGTTTCCGGAGGAGAAATTGGAGTTTACACCGAAGCATTTGATTTAAAAATACCAGGATTTTTTACAGGTACTTTTTACAACTGTGCAAGCGATTCTGATCTTCTACAAATGTCGTTTGTATTAAGGAAAAACGGAAAAGTTCTTTTTAGACGAGAAGGGGAGCATTGGTGGTTAACCGGCTTTAAACTTGGTGAGTTCTCCGAACCTTCAGAATTAACTATGGATATAAACATTAATTTGAAAAACAGGCTTATGCGTGATGCCTTTATTTCCGGCCTTTATAATGCAGGGTACTCAAAGGCGGACTTAACGATAAACGGAAACTCCGTTAGCTTTTTATATGCTACTCCTCACTCCGAGCAACCAGTAACTCGTACGTCCACCACTGACCGGATTATACAAAGAAAAAACGAATTATTCTGTGCTAAATACCAAGAAATCACCCAAGGTCTTGATAATTTGCAAGATAAAGTAAACGCCATTGAAGAACAGGCCCCGGAGCTTTATCAAAAAATAATTAAAATGGGCAAGGCAAAACCCTTGTTTGGGATTTACGAAACCGTATTACTAGTTTTTCTGGTTGCAGTGGCAACCTACCTCGCCTCTCGAGTACTCAGTGAAGATAACTAG
- a CDS encoding glycosyltransferase, translating to MLYIVLPAYNEDQALAELLEDIRTNCAQIPHQIVIVNDGSTDRTFDIVQQYTQDYNNIHGVNHEQNKGLGAAINSGFQYVLNHSYLIKDHDKKNCENKICPDIVITMDADNTQPANCIPLLYEEICSGSDLVIASRYVQGGEQHGLSLGRRGLSWGAGKVMQLFAPIKGVRDYSCGYRAYRLKLLAEGTRQYGPDIIVSRNFSGMVELLLKIAPFAERITEVPLKLHYELKKGASKMRIWATIWGYFQLIYQLKRNKWSTVEWAEE from the coding sequence ATGCTATATATTGTTTTGCCAGCGTATAATGAGGATCAAGCACTTGCTGAACTATTAGAAGATATCAGAACAAACTGTGCACAGATTCCTCACCAGATCGTTATAGTTAACGATGGAAGTACAGATCGTACTTTTGATATTGTTCAGCAATATACTCAAGACTACAATAATATACACGGAGTAAATCATGAGCAAAATAAGGGATTGGGGGCTGCTATTAACAGTGGCTTCCAATATGTTTTGAATCACTCTTATCTCATTAAAGATCATGACAAAAAAAATTGCGAGAATAAAATTTGTCCAGATATTGTCATCACAATGGATGCAGATAATACTCAACCGGCAAATTGTATTCCCTTACTTTATGAGGAAATCTGTTCAGGCTCAGACCTGGTTATTGCTTCGCGGTATGTCCAAGGAGGAGAACAACATGGGCTTTCATTAGGGCGTCGGGGATTATCTTGGGGGGCTGGGAAAGTCATGCAATTATTTGCTCCTATCAAAGGTGTCCGTGATTATTCATGTGGATATCGGGCTTATCGTCTTAAGCTTCTGGCTGAGGGAACCCGCCAATATGGGCCGGATATAATTGTAAGTCGAAATTTTTCGGGGATGGTTGAATTGCTCTTGAAGATTGCTCCATTCGCAGAACGGATAACGGAAGTCCCCTTAAAACTTCACTATGAACTTAAAAAAGGTGCCAGTAAAATGCGAATTTGGGCTACAATTTGGGGCTACTTTCAACTTATTTACCAATTAAAACGTAATAAGTGGAGTACAGTAGAATGGGCCGAGGAATAA
- the trpS gene encoding tryptophan--tRNA ligase, with protein MKGRIFSGMRPTGALHIGHLSVIQNWVTLQDQYESYFSIVDLHALTTGYEDKLDFPSLRREIALDWLSVGIDPQKSAIFLQSDVKEHAELHLLFSMFTPLSWLERVPTYKDQIQQLSQQGKELGTYGFLGYPLLMAADILVYKADVVPVGEDQIPHVELCREIARRFNHLYGTAFPEPKALIGKVPLLPGVDGRKMSKSYHNAISLTASPEEIKTRVQQMVTDPARLRKDDPGHPEVCVVHKFHKIYTPEVADIEEKCRAGKVGCVACKRNLAENLEKLISPFRERRSYWEEPGRVEKVLEEGAIRARETTSQTMKEVRHLMGL; from the coding sequence ATGAAAGGTAGAATATTTAGCGGAATGCGCCCAACTGGGGCTTTGCATATTGGGCACTTGAGTGTCATTCAAAATTGGGTGACCCTTCAGGACCAGTATGAGAGTTATTTTTCGATCGTTGATCTACATGCTTTGACGACGGGATACGAAGATAAATTGGACTTTCCAAGTTTACGTAGAGAAATAGCTTTAGATTGGCTCAGTGTCGGAATTGATCCTCAAAAGAGTGCTATCTTTCTTCAATCTGATGTCAAAGAGCACGCGGAACTTCATTTGCTTTTTTCAATGTTCACTCCTCTGTCTTGGCTTGAAAGAGTACCCACCTACAAGGATCAGATTCAACAATTAAGTCAACAGGGTAAGGAACTGGGTACATATGGTTTCTTGGGGTACCCTCTTTTGATGGCAGCAGATATTTTGGTCTATAAAGCAGATGTTGTACCTGTGGGTGAAGATCAAATTCCCCATGTTGAACTTTGTCGAGAAATTGCTCGTCGTTTTAATCATCTTTATGGAACAGCCTTTCCTGAACCGAAGGCTTTAATAGGCAAAGTCCCTCTCCTGCCGGGGGTAGATGGACGGAAAATGAGTAAGAGCTATCATAATGCAATATCCTTGACGGCTTCTCCTGAGGAGATTAAGACCCGGGTACAACAAATGGTAACCGATCCGGCTCGGCTGCGTAAAGATGACCCCGGACATCCCGAAGTGTGCGTTGTTCATAAATTTCATAAAATCTACACTCCTGAAGTAGCAGACATCGAAGAAAAATGTCGAGCTGGAAAAGTAGGCTGTGTCGCTTGTAAACGGAATCTGGCAGAAAATCTAGAGAAGTTAATTAGTCCGTTTAGGGAAAGGCGTTCCTATTGGGAAGAACCCGGCCGAGTTGAAAAAGTTTTAGAAGAGGGTGCTATACGCGCCCGGGAAACAACCTCACAGACAATGAAAGAAGTTCGCCACCTTATGGGGTTATAA
- the scpB gene encoding SMC-Scp complex subunit ScpB, with protein MLFREPETAALEALLFVAKDPLTLVQLSEILELDIAKIEELLYELRTRYGIDSCGLALLEMNGGFKLGTKPEVARYIEILYKQPAQALSNAALEVLSIIAYKQPVTRGEVDFIRGVQSDRALATLVEKGLVKDVGRKDGPGRPILYATTEQFLLHFGLRSLNDLPELETEYLSNDEVASTQEE; from the coding sequence TTGCTGTTTAGGGAGCCGGAAACAGCTGCCTTAGAGGCTCTTTTATTTGTTGCCAAGGATCCCCTTACTCTTGTACAGCTCAGTGAGATTCTGGAGTTAGACATAGCTAAAATTGAAGAGCTTCTTTATGAATTACGAACGCGATATGGTATTGACTCCTGCGGATTAGCCTTGCTGGAAATGAATGGAGGCTTCAAATTAGGAACTAAGCCAGAAGTGGCCCGTTATATAGAAATCCTATACAAGCAGCCCGCCCAGGCTTTGTCTAATGCAGCCCTGGAAGTACTTTCTATAATCGCTTACAAACAACCTGTAACAAGAGGTGAAGTAGACTTCATCAGAGGCGTCCAATCGGATCGGGCCCTAGCAACCTTAGTGGAAAAAGGTCTTGTTAAAGATGTGGGACGTAAAGATGGCCCCGGGAGACCTATCCTTTATGCTACAACAGAGCAGTTTCTCCTGCATTTTGGGTTGCGTTCCTTAAATGATTTGCCCGAGTTAGAAACAGAGTATTTAAGCAATGATGAGGTGGCAAGCACACAAGAAGAATAA
- a CDS encoding DUF2953 domain-containing protein, with the protein MRVLAFLLAMLILLLISFALKIRVDFRYRRIAEEDHIDIDFRAFNGIWRANYQIPTLQLEWEKGPQVEFEQVAESKGGVRKSTTEARVRYIRRGFLSRLWQNIPLITKHLKHLKSQFYRGIHCKSINWRVEIGYKDACHTAIAAGSFWAMFGFALSYLYRQVTIEVKSPNIVVVPQFKKEGFFCDIQCIFHLRIGHIIFVGLRLLRTFKRGIRG; encoded by the coding sequence GTGCGGGTTTTAGCTTTTTTGCTCGCGATGCTTATATTACTTCTAATCAGCTTTGCCTTAAAAATACGAGTGGATTTTCGTTATAGACGCATTGCAGAAGAAGATCATATAGATATAGATTTCAGGGCCTTTAATGGGATTTGGCGAGCAAATTATCAAATTCCAACCCTTCAATTGGAATGGGAAAAAGGACCTCAAGTTGAATTTGAGCAGGTGGCAGAGTCAAAAGGTGGGGTTCGCAAGAGTACAACCGAGGCTCGTGTCCGGTATATACGGCGAGGCTTTCTTAGTAGGTTGTGGCAAAATATTCCATTGATTACCAAGCATTTAAAGCACCTCAAAAGCCAATTCTATAGAGGGATCCATTGTAAGTCTATCAATTGGCGAGTGGAAATTGGATACAAAGATGCTTGTCATACGGCAATTGCAGCTGGGTCTTTTTGGGCTATGTTTGGGTTTGCACTCTCCTATCTTTATCGACAAGTGACTATAGAAGTAAAGTCTCCAAATATAGTAGTTGTTCCTCAGTTTAAAAAAGAAGGCTTCTTTTGTGACATTCAATGCATATTCCACCTAAGAATAGGTCATATTATTTTTGTAGGACTGAGGTTATTACGAACGTTCAAGCGGGGTATAAGGGGGTAG
- a CDS encoding CBS domain-containing protein: MDIILAHRQIDFDALASMVAAQKIYPNSVLVMDGKPNVFVQDFLALSRDLLRFRRAQDIDLEEVSRVILVDTHELRRVGFLGEKVARLPGIEVEIYDHHPYAGTLKEGMVIEPVGACATLLVEKIAGMGLPLSSFEATLIAIGIYDDTGSLLFDSTTVRDVHAVAYLLEQGANLGVISNNLRRPLTEEQKDLLQQLLDSGQTEFFDGLPVYISYAEIKDYVGGLALLAHRVGELEGADTWFLLVRMENRVYIVGRSRGRGLPVNGLVQLFGGAGHERAASATIKDAKLSDILKQLRSAIKSRAKRPHLVRDIMSYPVKTVSPETKLGEVEQILLRYGHTGVPVTEDKNLVGIISRRDVDKAIKHGLKHAPVKGFMTTKVSTIEADVPWDEVHRLMVQHDIGRLPVVEDGNLVGIVSRSDVLRLVHGTSIPIETQLARERSAAMRQDILDLLECLPKETQNLLEAVKDTAEEEECSVYVVGGFVRDLLLSVPTQDLDFVVEGSGGQFAQALMRRIPNGKLTQHIKFGTAQIVFPDGSHVDIASTRWEHYSFPGALPQVEESCLRDDLFRRDFTINSMAICLNTDRYGELVDYYGGKQDLQQRKIRFLHNISFIDDPTRMLRAIRFAERYQFDFAKETLDALHTAIETGVLSKLSVERFTEEILLIYKEANYLTMGQLLVNSGLFKAWFGKDLAWNFNLEDAVGSAEWSLNLRWLISLAKMDSLEIDIVLERVILNKSLRDETIAYVQLRESLQKPLTISEMDHLLNKAPKRVVTTLARDGRYNKRITECLEAGQRINMALDGKTLIQMGLKQGPEIGEILAQVRMAWLEGRISTAEEEQGIARQLVNAQVKRR, from the coding sequence ATGGACATCATTTTGGCTCACCGCCAAATCGATTTCGATGCGTTGGCTTCGATGGTAGCAGCTCAGAAGATTTATCCGAACAGTGTTTTGGTCATGGATGGAAAACCGAATGTTTTTGTTCAAGATTTTCTAGCATTGTCTCGAGATCTATTGCGGTTCCGCAGGGCTCAGGATATTGATTTGGAGGAGGTTTCTCGGGTAATTTTAGTAGATACCCATGAGCTTCGTCGAGTAGGGTTTTTAGGGGAGAAGGTGGCTAGACTCCCTGGTATAGAGGTAGAGATCTATGATCACCATCCCTATGCAGGTACACTTAAAGAAGGTATGGTTATCGAACCGGTTGGTGCCTGTGCGACCCTTCTTGTGGAAAAGATAGCAGGAATGGGGTTGCCGCTTAGTAGTTTTGAAGCAACATTAATTGCTATAGGGATTTATGATGATACTGGAAGTCTGTTGTTTGATAGTACCACAGTACGTGATGTTCACGCTGTGGCTTATTTATTAGAACAAGGTGCGAACTTAGGGGTGATTTCTAATAACTTGCGTCGCCCTCTTACTGAGGAACAAAAAGATCTTCTGCAACAGCTCTTAGATTCTGGACAAACAGAATTCTTTGATGGATTACCAGTCTATATTTCCTATGCTGAGATTAAGGATTATGTTGGTGGCTTGGCTCTATTAGCCCATCGAGTAGGAGAGTTAGAAGGGGCAGATACCTGGTTTCTTTTGGTAAGGATGGAAAATCGGGTGTATATAGTGGGCCGCTCAAGAGGCCGGGGTTTGCCGGTTAACGGTTTGGTTCAATTATTTGGAGGAGCAGGCCACGAAAGAGCAGCTTCCGCAACTATTAAAGATGCAAAGCTGTCTGATATATTAAAGCAACTGCGTTCAGCGATTAAGAGCCGGGCAAAACGCCCCCATCTAGTCAGAGATATTATGAGCTATCCGGTTAAGACTGTATCACCCGAGACAAAACTAGGTGAAGTAGAACAAATCTTATTGCGCTACGGTCATACCGGGGTGCCGGTCACAGAAGACAAGAACTTAGTGGGGATTATTTCCAGGCGTGATGTGGATAAGGCTATTAAGCATGGCTTAAAGCATGCACCTGTCAAAGGCTTTATGACTACTAAGGTATCTACAATAGAAGCAGATGTTCCTTGGGATGAAGTTCATAGATTAATGGTTCAGCATGATATCGGGCGTTTACCCGTTGTGGAAGACGGCAATCTTGTTGGTATTGTTTCACGTTCAGATGTTTTGCGTCTTGTTCACGGCACGTCAATTCCTATCGAAACTCAACTCGCTCGAGAGAGAAGCGCAGCTATGCGCCAAGATATTTTAGATTTGCTAGAATGTTTGCCAAAAGAAACCCAGAATCTTCTAGAAGCAGTAAAAGATACGGCAGAGGAAGAAGAGTGTTCAGTCTATGTTGTAGGAGGATTTGTTAGGGATTTACTCCTTTCTGTCCCAACCCAAGATCTAGACTTTGTGGTGGAAGGCAGCGGTGGCCAATTTGCCCAGGCCTTAATGCGGCGCATACCGAATGGAAAGCTGACTCAGCATATAAAGTTTGGAACAGCTCAAATTGTGTTTCCTGATGGAAGTCATGTTGATATAGCAAGTACCAGATGGGAACATTATTCTTTTCCGGGAGCACTTCCTCAGGTAGAAGAATCATGTCTTCGTGATGATTTGTTCCGACGTGATTTCACCATCAATTCTATGGCGATTTGTCTCAACACAGATCGTTACGGAGAACTTGTTGATTATTATGGCGGTAAACAAGATTTACAACAGAGGAAAATACGATTCCTGCATAATATCAGTTTTATTGATGACCCTACCCGAATGCTCCGGGCAATACGTTTTGCCGAACGATATCAATTTGATTTTGCTAAAGAGACTCTCGATGCTTTACATACTGCAATAGAGACCGGGGTTCTTTCTAAGCTGAGTGTGGAACGGTTTACTGAGGAGATTCTACTTATCTATAAAGAGGCAAATTACTTGACCATGGGGCAGCTTTTAGTGAACAGCGGCTTATTTAAGGCTTGGTTCGGTAAGGATCTGGCTTGGAATTTTAACTTGGAGGATGCTGTAGGGAGTGCGGAATGGTCATTGAATTTGCGCTGGCTGATTTCTCTTGCCAAGATGGACTCTTTAGAAATCGATATTGTTCTTGAGCGAGTCATTTTGAATAAATCTCTGCGTGATGAAACAATCGCCTATGTGCAATTGCGGGAATCCTTACAAAAGCCGTTAACCATCAGTGAAATGGATCATCTTCTAAACAAGGCACCTAAAAGAGTCGTGACCACTTTAGCCCGGGATGGCAGATATAATAAACGAATAACCGAGTGTTTGGAAGCCGGGCAGAGAATTAATATGGCGCTTGATGGCAAGACTCTTATTCAGATGGGCTTAAAACAAGGTCCTGAAATTGGAGAAATTCTAGCTCAAGTACGTATGGCATGGCTTGAGGGCAGAATAAGTACTGCAGAAGAAGAGCAGGGAATTGCTCGACAATTGGTTAATGCCCAGGTTAAAAGGAGGTAG
- a CDS encoding segregation and condensation protein A, translated as MERENNSPQFELPAYQGPLDLLLTLIQQEKVDIYDIPIARIADQFVDVVRRMESMDMEVTTEFLVLAAQLLYIKSRELLPKPPKSEETPREEEDLRQELVERLIAYRAFKQAAKVFESIETSSGRSYYREVNIEGLLADVKPEDPLKGISFDDLWQAFCRVIERAEKGEEITYVEPDEIAIDLMLADVLRRVLLHPKGLRFNQLMRIGTRMEIIVSFLALLELLKSGKVRAEQATLLSEIMLYPTEKAWEFTEEE; from the coding sequence ATGGAACGTGAGAATAACAGTCCTCAATTTGAACTTCCGGCCTACCAAGGCCCCCTTGATTTATTATTAACTCTCATACAACAAGAAAAAGTGGATATTTATGATATCCCTATTGCCCGAATTGCTGACCAGTTCGTAGATGTCGTGCGTCGGATGGAATCTATGGACATGGAAGTAACTACTGAATTTCTGGTTCTTGCAGCCCAATTACTTTATATCAAATCAAGAGAACTCTTGCCAAAACCCCCTAAAAGTGAAGAGACTCCCAGAGAAGAAGAAGATTTACGCCAGGAACTGGTTGAGCGCTTGATTGCTTATCGAGCATTCAAACAAGCGGCTAAGGTTTTTGAAAGTATAGAAACCTCATCGGGACGATCTTACTATCGAGAAGTTAATATTGAGGGGTTATTAGCAGATGTCAAGCCGGAAGATCCCTTAAAGGGGATAAGCTTTGACGATCTTTGGCAAGCATTTTGTCGAGTTATCGAACGGGCTGAAAAAGGGGAAGAAATCACCTATGTTGAACCGGACGAAATTGCCATTGACCTGATGCTCGCGGATGTATTGCGCCGTGTTCTGCTTCATCCTAAAGGGCTTCGCTTCAATCAGCTTATGAGAATTGGAACGCGCATGGAAATAATTGTATCCTTCCTTGCGCTTTTAGAACTTTTAAAGTCAGGAAAGGTGCGTGCTGAGCAAGCAACGCTGCTCAGCGAAATAATGCTTTATCCAACAGAAAAGGCTTGGGAATTTACAGAAGAGGAGTAG